A region of Liolophura sinensis isolate JHLJ2023 chromosome 8, CUHK_Ljap_v2, whole genome shotgun sequence DNA encodes the following proteins:
- the LOC135473130 gene encoding guanylate cyclase soluble subunit alpha-2-like: MKAAAQGSTTVKHVEDTDHKQRKISNISTCSTGSDETTEGCRERKLDLAGLIEGVGALILPMTGFINRAFLNVFGKYDIKQRTKVRKLLGNEWNAIEIACIDLEQQNQAVNEDTLMKVVYGTLSVTGGEYSAFMEDLGTEYFHLCLAEYGKSLRALGSNLWEFFSNLDGLHDHIKLSPRFQGQKLPSFRCGNDRDKLTLHYYTERKALVPFVGGAIKAMANLVYNVDVTVCTKSSKNENSNHHILTVTSDSNNNQALSILCANPPSLSTKAMDSKVGVVTFCKSFPFHVMVDKNLHISQLGEALIKMVAHEFIHRGLQFSTFFDIVKPEIPASFASILSRINCSFMLSTKLLNRANTTIAKRMTLKGQMLHIEESESILFLGSPCVEKLEELLGEGIYISDIPIHDATRDVILVGEQAKAQDGLKKRMQQLKSSLVEASEAVEEERQTNVKLLQTIFPADIARKLWRGQSVEPMKVENVTMLFSDIVGFTAICATCTPIQIVNMLNSLYTHFDNFCGVLDIYKIETIGDAYCVASGIHRASAFHAQQIAWMALKMMDAASSEKTQDGSAIKMRIGIHSGSVLAGVVGVKMPRYCLFGNNVTMANKFESTSEPLRIHTSPTTYELLITTPGFLFTPRTIDCLPGGFSETASGISYFLDNYVFPGTSNKDNNEIDHITLAIKHFRIKES, translated from the exons ATGAAAGCCGCGGCTCAAGGCTCGACTACAGTTAAACACGTGGAGGACACGGATCATAAACAACGAAAAATCAGCAATATCTCCACGTGTTCTACTGGATCCGACGAGACGACGGAGGGCTGCAGGGAACGGAAGCTGGATCTGGCCGGCTTAATTGAAGGTGTTGGCGCTCTGATATTACCAATG ACTGGCTTTATCAATAGAGCCTTCCTCAACGTGTTTggaaaatatgacattaaacagcGAACCAAGGTCAG GAAACTTCTTGGCAACGAATGGAATGCCATCGAAATAGCTTGTATTGACTTGGAACAGCAGAATCAAGCAGTGAATGAAGACACCTTGATGAAGGTTGTGTATGGAACACTGTCCGTTACCG GTGGAGAATATTCTGCCTTTATGGAGGACCTGGGTACGGAATACTTCCATTTGTGTTTAGCGGAGTACGGTAAATCCCTTAGAGCACTTGGAAGCAACCTCTGGGAATTCTTCAGTAACCTGGACGGCCTGCACGACCATATCAAGTTAAGTCCTCGGTTCCAAGGCCAAAAGCTTCCGTCCTTCAGGTGTGGAAACGACCGGGATAAATTAACGCTGCATTACTACACGGAACGGAAGGCCTTAGTGCCGTTTGTTGGTGGAGCAATCAAAGCGATGGCGAATCTGGTGTACAACGTTGACGTCACAGTATGCACTAAGTCCAGTAAGAATGAGAATTCTAATCACCACATCCTCACGGTGACGAGTGACAGTAATAATAACCAGGCACTGAGCATTCTTTGCGCCAACCCCCCTTCTCTGTCCACCAAAGCAATGGACTCCAAAGTCGGCGTGGTGACATTCTGTAAATCGTTTCCATTTCATGTCATGGTGGACAAAAATCTACACATTTCCCAGTTAGGAGAGGCGTTAATAAAAATGGTGGCACACGAATTTATTCACAGAGGTTTGCAATTCTCCACATTCTTTGACATTGTGAAGCCAGAAATTCCAGCTAGTTTTGCCTCCATTTTGTCGAGAATAAACTGCAGTTTTATGCTGTCAACAAAGCTATTAAACAGAGCAAACACCACAATTGCAAAG CGGATGACACTAAAAGGCCAAATGCTCCACATCGAAGAGTCTGAGTCCATCCTGTTTTTAGGATCACCTTGCGTGGAAAAGCTGGAAGAACTGCTTGGGGAAGGGATCTATATTTCTGACATCCCTATCCATGATGCCACCAGAGACGTTATCCTAGTGGGCGAACAGGCCAAAGCTCAG GATGGGTTGAAGAAACGCATGCAACAGCTAAAGTCAAGTTTGGTTGAAGCCAGTGAGGCCGTCGAGGAAGAGAGGCAGACAAATGTGAAACTGCTGCAGACGATATTCCCGGCGGATATTGCTCGAAAGTTGTGGAGGG GACAGAGTGTTGAACCGATGAAAGTGGAGAATGTAACGATGTTATTTAGTGATATCGTGGGATTTACTGCCATTTGTGCCACCTGCACTCCAATCCAAATCGTCAACATGCTTAACTCTCTGTACACCCACTTCGACAACTTCTGCGGGGTGCTTGACATTTACAAG ATAGAGACTATTGGAGACGCCTACTGTGTGGCTTCCGGTATCCATAGAGCCAGCGCGTTCCACGCTCAGCAGATAGCTTGGATGGCGCTTAAGATGATGGATGCAGCTTCTTCGGAAAAGACACAGGACGGAAGTGCAATCAAG ATGCGGATAGGGATACATAGTGGGTCTGTGCTGGCAGGAGTGGTCGGGGTGAAGATGCCAAGATACTGTCTCTTTGGAAACAATGTTACCATGGCCAACAAGTTTGAATCAACGAGCGAGCCTCTGAGGATTCACACAAGCCCGACGACATACGA GTTACTGATAACCACTCCGGGTTTTCTCTTCACCCCTCGCACCATCGACTGTCTGCCGGGTGGCTTCTCCGAGACGGCATCCGGCATTTCCTACTTCCTCGATAATTATGTCTTTCCTGGAACATCAAACAAAGACAATAACGAAATAGACCACATAACTTTAGCAATCAAACACTTCCGCATCAAGGAGTCTTAA